The following nucleotide sequence is from Gordonia jinghuaiqii.
AGATCGGTTCGCGCGGTACTGGTTACACAACGGCTGGGTCACCATGGGTGGCGAGAAGATGAGCAAGTCGCTGGGCAACGTCGTGTCGATCCCGGCGATGCTGCAGCGAGTGCGCGCCGTGGAACTGCGTTACTACCTGGGCAGCGCCCACTACCGGTCGATGCTGGAGTACTCGCCGGGTGCGCTCACCGAGGCTGCTGCCGGGTACCGGCGCGTGGAGTCCTTCGTCGAGCGTGTCGCGGCGCGGGTCGCCGACGTCGTGATCGGCGACATCGACGCGGAGTTCGCCGCCGCCCTCGACGACGACCTCGGCGTGCCTGCGGCTCTTGCGGTCGTGCACAACGTGGTCCGCCAGGGCAACACCGCACTCGAGGCAGGCGACGGCGCCGCCGCGCTGGCAGCGGCCTCCTCGGTGCGGGCGATGATGGGCATTCTCGGCGTCGACCCGCTGGACGACCAGTGGGCAGGCGCCACCGACGATTCGGCCGCCACCTCGGCACTCGACGTGCTGGTGCGGGCCGAGCTACAGCGGCGCGCAGACGCGCGCGCCGACAAGGACTGGGCCACCGCGGACGCGGTTCGGGACCGGCTGGCCGAGGCCGGCATCGAGGTCACCGACACCCCCGATGGCGCGCAATGGGCATTGAAGGGTGAGGCGTGATGGCAGGGAATTCCAAGCGTAAGGGTGCGATCCGCAAGTCGGGTACCAAAAAGGGGCAGACCGTCGGGTCGGGCGGCCAGCGCCGCCGCGGTCTCGAGGCCCGCGGAGCGACGCCGAAGGCCGTCGACCGGCCGTACCACGCGGCGCACAAGCGGGCCAAGGCCACGACCAAGCCTGCCGGCGGCCGGGGCGGCCCGCGCGCCAAGGACGACGGACCCGAATACGTGTTGGGGCGCAACCCGGTGGTGGAATGCCTGCGTGCCGGCGTCCCGGCGACCGCGCTCTACATCGCGACCAACTCCGAACCCGACGATCGTGTGGCGGAAGCGGTCAGGATGGCCGGCGACGCGGGCATCTCGATCCTCGAGGTGGGCAAGCCGGAGCTGGATCGCTTGTCGACCAACGGTTTACATCAGGGTATCGCCCTGCAGGTGCCGGAATACCAGTACGCCCATCCCGACGATCTGATGGCCGAGGCCAAGGCGAGCGGCACCCCGCCGCTGCTGGTGGCGCTCGACAACATCACCGACCCGCGCAACCTCGGCGCGGTGATCCGTTCGGTGGCCGCGTTCGGCGGGCACGGTGTGCTGATCCCCGCCCGTCGCAGTGCCAGCGTCACCGCCGTCGCGTGGCGGACGAGCGCCGGCGCCGCGGCTCGGCTCCCGGTCGCGCGGGCGACGAATCTGACTCGCACGCTCAAGGATTGGGCCGAATCGGGGGCCCAGCTCGTCGGCCTCGACGCCGACGGCGACGTCACCCTCGACGACTACGACGGCAGCGGACCCACGGTCATCGTGGTGGGTTCGGAGGGCAAGGGACTGTCCCGGCTCGTCCGCGAGAGCTGCGATTCGATCCTGTCCATCCCGATGGCCGGTGACGTCGAGAGCCTCAACGCCTCCGTCGCGGCCGGCGTGGTGCTCGCCGAGTTCGCCCGCCAGCGCCGCCGGTAGGCAGATCCGCGCGCAGACGATCAGGGCCCGGGCTGCTCAGGGTCCGGGGTACTCAGGACGCTCTGATGAGGACCCCGGCCTCGGCGAGGGCCTCGCGGACCGCGCGGGCGTGTCCGAGCGCCCCCGGGGTGTCGCCGTGCAGGCAGATCGACTCGGCGTCGACGCCGATCACCGTGCCGTCGATGGCGGTGACCCGCCCCGACGTCGTCATCTCCACGACCCGGCCGGCGATCGCCGCGCTGTCGGAGAGCACCGCGCCCTGCTCGCCGCGGGGGACCAGCGTGCCCTCCGGGGTGTAGGCGCGGTCGGCGAAGGCCTCGGTGATGATCGGCAGGCCGGCACGCTCGGCGCGTGCGAGGACCTGCGAGCCGGCGAGTCCCATCACCGCGAGCCCGGGGTTCACATCACGTACCGCCGTCACCACCGCATCGGCCTGCTGTATGTGATGGACCACCGTGTTGTACAGCGCGCCATGGGGTTTCACATACGTCACCGCGCCGCCGACGGATCGGGCCAAAGCGTCGAGTGCGCCGATCTGGTAGACCAGGTCGGCGACGAGATCCGGTGTGGTCATCTCCATGAACCGGCGGCCGAAGCCGCTGCGGTCGGGGTAGGAGACCTGGGCGCCGATCCGGACCCCGGCGGCCACCGCCGCCCGGCAGGTCGTCAGCAGGTCGGCGGGGTTGCCCGCATGAAAGCCGCAGGCGACGTTCGCGCTCGTCACGATCGTCAGCATCGCCGCGTCGTCGCCCAGCCCCTCGCCCAGATCGGCGTTGAGATCGATGCGCGGGCCGGCGGCGTCCATGCGGGCATCCTACGGGCGCGCCCGGGAGGTCCGGACGATCGGTGCCGGGTGTCGATCACGGTTCTCCCGCCGGGAAGGCGGCCCATTCGTCTACGGTGAAGGACATGGCATTACTGGACAGTAAGGTGACCACGGCCAACGGCGTCGTCGGGGGCGCACGCGGCAAGCGTCTGCGCAGGGGGACCATCAGCTGGCGGGGCATTCCCTTTGCCGCGCCGCCCGTGGCGCATCGGCGGTTCCGCGCCCCGGAACCGGCCCACGACTGGCCCGGCGTGCGCGACTGCACCAAGCTGGCCAAGGCGGCGATCCAGGAGAAGCGGTTCACCGCGGTGGCGCCCGGCAAGTTCGCGCCGATGGCCGAGGACTGTCTCACCCTCAACGTGTTCTCACCGGATGTCACCTCGTCGAAGCCGCGTCCGGTGATGGTGTTCATCCACGGCGGTGCCTTCATCCTCGGAACGGCCGCGACGCCCCTCTACGACGGCGCATTCCTCGCCCGCGCGCAGGACGTCGTCGTGGTGACCATCCAATACCGGTTCGGCCCCTTCGGATTCCTCGACCTGAGCCAGTACGCGACCGACGACCGCCCGTTCGACACCAACGTGGGTCTGCGCGATCAGATCGCGGCGCTGCGATGGGTCGCCGACAACATCGCCGCGTTCGGCGGTGACCCCGGCAACGTCACCGTCTTCGGCGAGAGTGCCGGCGGGTCCTCGGTGCTCGCACTGCTGTCGGCGCCCTCGACCGCCGGTCTCTACCAGCATGCGATCGCCCAGAGCCCCGCACCCGAACTCATCGTCGAGCAGGATGCCGCCACGGTCTATGCCGACGAGTTCGTCCGGCTGCTGCGGGACCCGCAGCGTCGTGCGACGTCGATGGACCGCGTTGAGCCGCCCGTCGATCCGGCCGAGGCGCAACGACTGCTCACCGTGCCGAACCCGGCGTTGCTGCTGGAGGCGGGTAACCGGCTGATGCGGTTCGCGACCAAGACCGCCGGCGGGGCGATCCCGTTCGCCCCGGTCGTCGACGGTGACCTGCTGCCGCGCTCGCCGCTGAAGGCCGCCACCGAGGGCCTGACGCAGCCGGTACCCCTGGTGATCGGCAGCAACAAGGACGAGGGAAAGCTGTTCGCCAAGCTCTGGAACGTCCTGCCCGACGCCGAACGGACCCTGATGAGGGTCGAGGACGACGAGGTCCGGCGCGAGATCGCCTCGCACTACGAGGACGGCGACCGCGACCGGATCCGGCTGGCCGGCGACTCGATCTTCTGGGCGCCGATGACCGCGTTCGCCGACGGGCACAGCGCGGTCGCGCCGACCTATGTGTACCGCTACGACTACCAGACCAAGATCCTCGGGGTCACCGGCTTCGGCGCCACCCACGCCACCGAACTCTTCAGCGTCTTCGGCGCCTACCGCGCCCCGATGGGCGCGGGTCTGGCCATCGCGGACTGGCCCGGCAGCGGCCGAATCACCCAGGGCGTACAGGGTCGTTGGGGTGGGTTCGCCCGAACCGGTGACCCCGGGCTCGGCTGGCCGGCGTACACCACCGCCGACCGCAAGGTCCTGGTCATCGACGACCCCGACCGCGTCGTCGCCGATCCCGACACGCTGCGGCGCCAGGCCTGGTATCGGGTGCACTCGGGCCAGACCGCCTGAGCGGCCCTGCGGTGCGAGCGTCGGGACGCTCTGGGCCGGGACGCTCTGGGGCCGGGACGGTCAGCTGAACTCCCATACCGACGGCGGGTCGGCGGCCAGGAACGACAGGACCAGCGGGTTGAACAACTCCGGCGACTCCACCGGGAGGATGTAGGTGCCGGGGATCACCGCGAGCCGTCCGCGCGGAAGCGTCCGGGACAGTTCGAGTGCGTGTTCGAGGCGCACTATCCCGCGGTCGGGGACCACCACCAGCGTCGGCACGTCGACGTGCGCGAACTCGGCGATGTCGTACTCGGGTTCAGCGGCGAGCATGCGGATCGTCTTGTCGTAGATGACGGCGAAATGCTCAGGACCGTCGGGCGACGTGGCGTCGTAGTGGACGCGGAGGTAGTCCACCGCGAGCGGGTCCCGGCGCGCGATCCGGTCGACGAACTCGGCGTCCATCCGGCCCCCGCTGTTGACGTACCCGCCGACGAAGACGAGCCGGTTCACCAGATCCGGACGGTCGCGCGCCACGAGCAGAGCGATCGCGGCGCCGTCGGCCCAGCCGACGAGATTGGCCGACCGTCCGACGACCTGCTCGAGGTAGGCGATGGTGCGTTCGGCGACCTGCTCGCAGCTGAAATCGCCCGGCACATCGGGGCTGTGTCCGTGTCCGGTGCGTTCGGGGACGAAGACCTGCTGACCGGCCTCGAGGAACCCGGCGATCTGGGTGCCCCATGTCGACGCCGAGGCGAAGAGTCCGTGAAGTAGCACAGTCGGTGGACCGTGTGGTTCGCCGGCGGTGAAGTGCCAGATCATCGCGCCCGCGATGTCGACGTACTCGCCGCCGTCGACGTGATCGCCGGCGTGAACCTGCCGCATACCGCTCCTCGAGTCGCCGGACATCGTCGGCCTCCGGGCCGCCGGCCATGACTGCCATGGTCGCTCTCTCGCCATGGTGGCAGACATCGGCTTCGTCGCGGCGGAACGTTTGCGAATCGAAACGACAGGAGCGTCGTCGTCGCAAGTCAGGCGTGGTTCCGCACCGGTGTTGGATGATGGGCACGCGTGGTGGCCATTTCGTCCGGCGACCGCGAGGAGAGGAACTGCCATGGGAGACGACGTCGTCCGCGTCAGCAGGAGCGGGCCGGTCACCACGATCGGCATCAACCGGCCGGAGGTCCGCAACGCGGTCGACCGGAGCACCGCCGAGGCATTGACCAGTGCTTTTCGGGCCTTCGACGACGACCCCGACGCCGCGGTGGCCGTCCTCCACGGAGAAGGCGGGACATTCTGTGCCGGAGCCGATCTCAAGGCCATCAGCGCCGGTGACGGTAACCGGGTCGCCGCCGACGGCGACGGTCCCATGGGGCCCACGCGCATGACATTGTCCAAACCGGTCATCGCCGCCGTGTCCGGCCACGCGGTTGCCGGCGGCCTCGAGCTGGCGATCTGGGCGGATCTGCGGGTCGCCGATTCCGACGCCGTATTCGGCGTGTACTGCCGTCGTTGGGGCGTTCCCCTGATCGACGGCGGCACCGTGCGCCTGCCGCGGCTGATCGGCACCGGCCCGGCGCTGGACCTCATCCTGACCGGCAGGTCGGTGGACGCCGACGAGGCGCTCCGGATGGGTCTGGTCAGTCGGGTGGTCCCGGCAGGCACTGCCCTGCGCGCGGCACAGGAACTCGCCGCCGACCTGGCCGCGTTCCCGCAGACGTGCCTGCGGCACGACCGGTTCTCCGTTCTCGAACAGCACTCCCTCGGCGAGGACGAGGCCCTGCTCAACGAGTTCCGGCACGGGCTGGTGTCACTCGGCGACAGCGCGGCGGCCGGGGCGTCGAGATTCTCGTCCGGGGCCGGCCGTCATGGTGAGTTCGAGGGCCATCCCGTCGTCGATCCGGCACCGGGGCACACCGACGGCTGAGCATGGCAGGCGCCACTAGCATCGGGGCATGCGCCTGCCCCGTCCGACACCGAGGATCCAACGGCTGACCAGATCGGCGGTGACCGGAACCGCGATGATCGCCCTCGCGGTGGTGCTGGCCGCATGCGGCGGATCGTCGGATCAGGTCGCCGCCGGAATCAGCAACCCGACGACCACTCCCACCGCTCAGACGGCGCCGGAGTCCGTGCCCGAGGTGACGCCGTATCCGTCGGCGCCGGCCGGCCGGCCGGCGACCACGACGGTCGTCCATCGGCCCCCATACGTCGAGCGGGTGGCCTGGACGGACACCGAGGTGGGGCCGAGTCTGTCGGTCTTCCCCACGACCTCCGGCCGCTACACCGACGAGGTCGGGGCGCAGACGGTGGCCTGGGCCGAGGTGCTCGCACTCGACCCCGGCGCCGACA
It contains:
- a CDS encoding crotonase/enoyl-CoA hydratase family protein; translated protein: MGDDVVRVSRSGPVTTIGINRPEVRNAVDRSTAEALTSAFRAFDDDPDAAVAVLHGEGGTFCAGADLKAISAGDGNRVAADGDGPMGPTRMTLSKPVIAAVSGHAVAGGLELAIWADLRVADSDAVFGVYCRRWGVPLIDGGTVRLPRLIGTGPALDLILTGRSVDADEALRMGLVSRVVPAGTALRAAQELAADLAAFPQTCLRHDRFSVLEQHSLGEDEALLNEFRHGLVSLGDSAAAGASRFSSGAGRHGEFEGHPVVDPAPGHTDG
- a CDS encoding carboxylesterase/lipase family protein; this encodes MALLDSKVTTANGVVGGARGKRLRRGTISWRGIPFAAPPVAHRRFRAPEPAHDWPGVRDCTKLAKAAIQEKRFTAVAPGKFAPMAEDCLTLNVFSPDVTSSKPRPVMVFIHGGAFILGTAATPLYDGAFLARAQDVVVVTIQYRFGPFGFLDLSQYATDDRPFDTNVGLRDQIAALRWVADNIAAFGGDPGNVTVFGESAGGSSVLALLSAPSTAGLYQHAIAQSPAPELIVEQDAATVYADEFVRLLRDPQRRATSMDRVEPPVDPAEAQRLLTVPNPALLLEAGNRLMRFATKTAGGAIPFAPVVDGDLLPRSPLKAATEGLTQPVPLVIGSNKDEGKLFAKLWNVLPDAERTLMRVEDDEVRREIASHYEDGDRDRIRLAGDSIFWAPMTAFADGHSAVAPTYVYRYDYQTKILGVTGFGATHATELFSVFGAYRAPMGAGLAIADWPGSGRITQGVQGRWGGFARTGDPGLGWPAYTTADRKVLVIDDPDRVVADPDTLRRQAWYRVHSGQTA
- a CDS encoding LamB/YcsF family protein — translated: MDAAGPRIDLNADLGEGLGDDAAMLTIVTSANVACGFHAGNPADLLTTCRAAVAAGVRIGAQVSYPDRSGFGRRFMEMTTPDLVADLVYQIGALDALARSVGGAVTYVKPHGALYNTVVHHIQQADAVVTAVRDVNPGLAVMGLAGSQVLARAERAGLPIITEAFADRAYTPEGTLVPRGEQGAVLSDSAAIAGRVVEMTTSGRVTAIDGTVIGVDAESICLHGDTPGALGHARAVREALAEAGVLIRAS
- the rlmB gene encoding 23S rRNA (guanosine(2251)-2'-O)-methyltransferase RlmB; the protein is MAGNSKRKGAIRKSGTKKGQTVGSGGQRRRGLEARGATPKAVDRPYHAAHKRAKATTKPAGGRGGPRAKDDGPEYVLGRNPVVECLRAGVPATALYIATNSEPDDRVAEAVRMAGDAGISILEVGKPELDRLSTNGLHQGIALQVPEYQYAHPDDLMAEAKASGTPPLLVALDNITDPRNLGAVIRSVAAFGGHGVLIPARRSASVTAVAWRTSAGAAARLPVARATNLTRTLKDWAESGAQLVGLDADGDVTLDDYDGSGPTVIVVGSEGKGLSRLVRESCDSILSIPMAGDVESLNASVAAGVVLAEFARQRRR
- a CDS encoding alpha/beta fold hydrolase, with product MRQVHAGDHVDGGEYVDIAGAMIWHFTAGEPHGPPTVLLHGLFASASTWGTQIAGFLEAGQQVFVPERTGHGHSPDVPGDFSCEQVAERTIAYLEQVVGRSANLVGWADGAAIALLVARDRPDLVNRLVFVGGYVNSGGRMDAEFVDRIARRDPLAVDYLRVHYDATSPDGPEHFAVIYDKTIRMLAAEPEYDIAEFAHVDVPTLVVVPDRGIVRLEHALELSRTLPRGRLAVIPGTYILPVESPELFNPLVLSFLAADPPSVWEFS
- a CDS encoding DUF2599 domain-containing protein, whose amino-acid sequence is MRLPRPTPRIQRLTRSAVTGTAMIALAVVLAACGGSSDQVAAGISNPTTTPTAQTAPESVPEVTPYPSAPAGRPATTTVVHRPPYVERVAWTDTEVGPSLSVFPTTSGRYTDEVGAQTVAWAEVLALDPGADTPGMQAQFDCHWRYARLVEPEKPSWNLEPGRPVVTDEDMVGSRCNPGFAEEY